One Flavobacteriales bacterium genomic window, TTTGAATTCCACGCCTTTGGCCTTCATTTCCTTCACCGTTTGCTCGATATCCTCGCAGTAGAAGGAGATGTCAGGGGTGCCTGAGGGAGCACCTTCTTGACCGCTGGCATCGGCCGGGTGGACTCCCATATCGGCCTCGGGCAGGTCGAATATCATCCAACCGCCCCCGATATCCCGACCATCGAATCCCATCACATCTTTCAAGAATGCACGTAGTTCTTCCGGGGCTGAACTGTAGAACATGGTATGTACGCCTTTGATCATCTTACGTGTATGATGGTTTAAGAGGTCAAGGTATTCAATCCTTGCTTTTTGACAGGAGAGGGAATTCGCCATACCAGCCCAACTCGGTCAGGCAGATGGCCTCAGGGAAGTATTTCTGGACCTGTGTGGTTCTGGATTCCGCTTCTCGCGGGTCGATGTGGGTAGCGAGAAGTTGACCAGCGAGGATGTATTCCTCCAATTCAGGCCAGTCAGAAAGGAGCAACCAAGAAGGGAAGATCACCAGGTCGATGGAATCCTGCTGTAGGTCCAGGGCTTGGCAGGTTTCGATGAGGAAGTCCCGATCGGTATCGCCCACATGGAGAATACGCGTCTCTCCCATCGTGATGAGATGGGCCACATTGGCAATGGCACTGTGCCGGGCCGGATAAGAATGCTTGCAATCGGCCGAGATGATCTGGATACCGGCATGTGCCGTATGGCGCGGACCATCCTGGTCGGTCGCGATGAGCACGCGCTCCATGACTTCTTCATTCTCAACAGCCGCTTCCGAGATCATTTCATGCACAGGAGCGGGAACGATGCAAAGCGCTTCAGGATTCTCCTCAAGGAATCGAGCCGTGATATCCGAGTCGAAGTGATCTCCGTGTTCATGGGTCACCAGATCCATCTCGATGGAAGTGAAATTGGGATAGTTCCCTGCGATCAATGCATCGATCGTGGCCGCATCCGGATGCGCATAGGCCGGCTTGTAGAAATCATGGAGCCCATCGATGAGCACAGTCGATTCCCCTTTTTCTACCAGCACACCCATGTTGCCGATATAGGCGACTTCCAAAGCTTGGTCCCTTGGCGCTTCCAGCGATACGTGCTTCACTTCTTTCACGGAGGGCTTCTCAGCAATGGGCGCGGGTGAAGTGCCCATGCAGGATAGGAGCAGAGCAGCGAAGACTATTCCTATAGCGGTACTTGACCAACGCTCGCTCTGATAAGTCTTTCTGTTCATCATTTCTTTCCTTTTCGATAGGCATCGTGCATGCCTTCTCCACGTAGTATGGAATCTCTCCATTTTGCGATGCGTGCCCTTCGTGTTTCGGGTCTTTTGGCCTGAGAGAAATGCAGGATATAGCCTCGTTGTCTACCTGGGGTGAGCGCTTCAAAGGCGTTCTGGAATTCGTTGTCCGTTTCCAAGGCATCAGTCAACTCTTCAGGTCTATCTTCGGGTTGTTTCTTAAATGCCACACGGGCACCTTGCTTCTCCAATTCGATTGCTTTTTCGATATATGACCGGATGTTCGCTTCCTTGTCCAGGATGCTATCCACATCTGTGAATCTCATCTGCATCGCTGCTTGACTGCTCGCTCCGGGTCTGGTCAGAAGTCCATCGGGGTCGGGGAGAAGGGAGCCTTTGAAGAAGGAGAGACACGCATGGTGCTTGAAAGCGGTGAGGATCATCACATTCTTACCGTGAAAGGTATAGCAGGGTTGGGACCATTTATACTCCTCCGTCAACTCGGTCTGTAATATGATCTGCCGCAGGGCGACCAGAAGTTCATTCCATATATGGACCTTGCACTGGGGAGTGCGGTAATGGTCACAGCGTCCGCAGCCCTCCTGCAGATAGGTATCCACTGCGCGGTTCATGGGCTTCGCATGATCTTCTCCAGTGCCCGTCCTTTGGCCAGTTCATCGATCACCTTATCCAGATAACGGGCCTGTCGAGTGAGCGGTGTGGTGATATCCTCGATGCGATATCCGCAGATGACCCCTTTGATCATCTCCGCGTTGGGATTCAGATCTGCCCGCTCGAAGAAGGTCTGGAAGGTCACCTTCTCATCGATGAGTTTCTGAAGTTCTTGCTCATCGAATCCGGTGAGCCATTCGATCACCTGATGGAGTTCTTCTTTCGTTCGTCCTTTCTTCTCCACCTTATTCACATAATGCGGATAGACCGAAGCAAAGGTGAGAGCCGCTATGCGTGCATCGTGTTCTGGTGTGGTGGTAGGCATAGTTTGAAGATAGAAAATTCCCTATGCGCTGACTTGACCGCGATGTAAGAACAGACAGGCATCCCTAAGGGTCTGCAGATCCTTCTCTGCATCTATGGATGCTTCTGCTCTTCTGTAGGCCTGTTCAGAATGCTGTAAGGCATATTTCTGAAGCTGAGGATCGGCTATGGTGTAAATGGAACTCAGTGTCTTCTGCAATCTGAGCATGACCTCGATATTCCCAGCTCCATCCCGGGCGATCGGGCGGAAAGCGTCCTCGAAGAAATCCTCCACCGAGAGCTCGGGCACCTCTATCCGGTCGTACTCCACCTCAGGGCGATCTGCCTGCTCATCCTTCGAATTCCATTGGAAGAACAGGCGCTCGTGGCTGCCTATGATCTGGATGGCGGTCCCGGGATCATTGATCCCCGGTGATAATGCCCTACTGGCGATCTCGGTCAAGGCGATCAATCCGAATCTCGGATCCTCATCGAAATGCCTGGTCTCACCCATGGTGATGGCCTCGCACACTTCGGTCCCTATTCTCACCACATCCGCTTCTCCCTTCGAGCGATAGTATGCGATGGGATGATTCTCATGTATGAACTTCCCAGGAAGACAGTTGAGGCGGATGTTCAAGTCTTCATCTTCGGCCAATTCCTGTAGCAGTTCCAGATGAAGATGTTGCACATAACCGGTCTCGTTCGCATACACGGCCAGAGCATTCTCCCATTCCCCCTCGATCGCGCGTCCTTTTCGCGTGGGATGTTCCAGATACTTGGATAGCGATCGTGTGACCACCCGTTCTATCTGCTTGATGGTATGTTCCAATCGGCCCAAACGCGAGATACGGTCCACCCATCTCAAGAAGGTGAGGATGACCGCAGCGAAGAGGGTCAATGTGATGAGGAAGAGGATGAACCTTCCTGACTTGCCGTAATAGCCATTGTCCAGAGCGATGGTCGCAACGATGCTGAAGATGAATGCTCCTATGAACACCGACAAGGCATTCTGCGAGACATCATCTGTGACCACGACTTTGAAGGATCGAGGAGTTGCCGTATTACTCGCAGAGGAGAAAGCGGAGATCATCGAGGTCACCGCAAATATGGAGATCACCAGCATGCTGGCCGAGATGATATCGAGCAGACTACCGATGGATTCCTGCTCCACATCCGGCACCATATCCTCTATCCCGAATCCATCCGCCTTATTGGCGATCAAGGCTGCCATTACCGAGAAGAGACAGAAGAGGAAGGGCCGGAACCACAGTTGCTCCCGTATCCGATGGGAGTAGAGGATCAATTTCTTCTTCATATGGCCGGGCTTGGAATGCGTCTTCTTTGATGAGCTGCTCCAATATATCCATTTAATGACGCACCCCGATCACACAGGGCTGCGGTGAA contains:
- a CDS encoding MBL fold metallo-hydrolase; translation: MMNRKTYQSERWSSTAIGIVFAALLLSCMGTSPAPIAEKPSVKEVKHVSLEAPRDQALEVAYIGNMGVLVEKGESTVLIDGLHDFYKPAYAHPDAATIDALIAGNYPNFTSIEMDLVTHEHGDHFDSDITARFLEENPEALCIVPAPVHEMISEAAVENEEVMERVLIATDQDGPRHTAHAGIQIISADCKHSYPARHSAIANVAHLITMGETRILHVGDTDRDFLIETCQALDLQQDSIDLVIFPSWLLLSDWPELEEYILAGQLLATHIDPREAESRTTQVQKYFPEAICLTELGWYGEFPLLSKSKD
- a CDS encoding DUF2254 domain-containing protein, whose protein sequence is MKKKLILYSHRIREQLWFRPFLFCLFSVMAALIANKADGFGIEDMVPDVEQESIGSLLDIISASMLVISIFAVTSMISAFSSASNTATPRSFKVVVTDDVSQNALSVFIGAFIFSIVATIALDNGYYGKSGRFILFLITLTLFAAVILTFLRWVDRISRLGRLEHTIKQIERVVTRSLSKYLEHPTRKGRAIEGEWENALAVYANETGYVQHLHLELLQELAEDEDLNIRLNCLPGKFIHENHPIAYYRSKGEADVVRIGTEVCEAITMGETRHFDEDPRFGLIALTEIASRALSPGINDPGTAIQIIGSHERLFFQWNSKDEQADRPEVEYDRIEVPELSVEDFFEDAFRPIARDGAGNIEVMLRLQKTLSSIYTIADPQLQKYALQHSEQAYRRAEASIDAEKDLQTLRDACLFLHRGQVSA
- a CDS encoding DUF2200 domain-containing protein; this encodes MPTTTPEHDARIAALTFASVYPHYVNKVEKKGRTKEELHQVIEWLTGFDEQELQKLIDEKVTFQTFFERADLNPNAEMIKGVICGYRIEDITTPLTRQARYLDKVIDELAKGRALEKIMRSP
- a CDS encoding VOC family protein; translation: MIKGVHTMFYSSAPEELRAFLKDVMGFDGRDIGGGWMIFDLPEADMGVHPADASGQEGAPSGTPDISFYCEDIEQTVKEMKAKGVEFK